In Pelosinus sp. UFO1, one genomic interval encodes:
- the thyX gene encoding FAD-dependent thymidylate synthase — translation MKIINAQAYIESDVIGEQLLKSIERYGRVCYKSEDKITDISAQNFAKSIMKMGHESVIEHCSVTVRVICDRGVSHEIVRHRIASYSQESTRYCNYSNEKFGNELVFIKPCFWTGNSAEDAEMYRIWEASLKEVETNYLSLISLGATPQEARTVLPNSLKTEIVMTMNLREWRHFLKLRTDIKAHPQMREVANIILREFKERIPVIFDDIDFKIS, via the coding sequence ATGAAAATAATTAATGCTCAGGCTTATATTGAAAGTGATGTTATAGGAGAACAACTTTTAAAGTCGATTGAACGCTATGGGCGTGTTTGTTATAAAAGCGAGGATAAGATTACAGATATATCTGCTCAAAATTTTGCAAAAAGTATAATGAAGATGGGACACGAATCGGTTATTGAGCACTGTAGTGTTACCGTTCGTGTGATTTGTGACCGTGGAGTATCACATGAAATAGTTAGGCATAGAATTGCGAGTTACAGTCAAGAAAGTACTAGATATTGTAATTATTCCAACGAAAAATTCGGTAACGAATTAGTATTTATTAAGCCGTGCTTTTGGACTGGTAATAGCGCAGAAGATGCCGAAATGTATCGCATATGGGAAGCAAGTTTAAAAGAAGTTGAAACTAATTATCTTTCATTGATTAGTTTAGGTGCCACACCACAAGAAGCACGAACAGTTTTACCCAACTCTTTGAAAACAGAGATAGTAATGACAATGAATTTGAGAGAATGGAGACATTTTTTGAAATTAAGAACAGATATAAAAGCACATCCTCAGATGCGTGAAGTAGCTAACATAATTTTGAGGGAATTTAAGGAGCGTATCCCAGTCATTTTTGATGATATCGATTTTAAAATATCTTGA